DNA from Garra rufa chromosome 5, GarRuf1.0, whole genome shotgun sequence:
aaaagtctcatTGTGattatataactcacaattgcaagacgaAGAAGATAGAGAAGatattgtaagataaaaagtcacaattatcttttttatttattcatttttttctggGCAGAAATAAGCCTGTTAAAAACAAACGAGTTATATTGAGATATAGttcatatctcacatttctgtgaaaaaaagtctaaattgtgagaaataatctcCGAATTGAAACTTGCAAAAGAAAAtcagaaaaatatttgaattgtaagatataaactcagaattgcaagaaacattgtgaattgtgagataaaatcacAATTACATTTCAATCTTTTATCATGTGGAGGAACCAGGCTTCCATAAAGTCAGTGCTGACCTTTCACCTTAGTAAAACATTTCTTCTAGGCTACCAGTGAAGGATCTCTCTAATGTGACCCCACAGTCTTGTTATCCACAGGTTGACGCCCATATCGGTGAGATACTGCAGCTCTGGCGTGAGCATCTTCCTGCAGAGCTTTTGATGGGCTTTGTCAACATTCTTTTTCAGATTGTATCCCATAATCGACTTCTCACCGATGGGTTGCCACGGCTGCATGgaagtctccaagatgcttccTGCATCAACAGCATGGCCTCCTTCAATGCAGATGGAAGTCATTTCTGCATTTCTGCGCTGCAGCTCGGCAACATCTCTCACCATGCGATCACGGCCGTAAGCGTCCACTTTTTGCCAGAAGGTGGCGTTGAAATACTGGTAAAGCTTCCAATCGATGGCGTTCCATTCCAGGGCTTTGGCCCTGAGCTCTGGAGTCAGTTTAGAAATGGTTGAACCTTTCCGGGCATTGAGTTTGAAGAAAAGCAAGTCCTCCATGTCCCAGCAGAGGGCGTCCTTGAGCAGGATAAGTGACTCCTCGAAATACTCCACAAGCATGACCAAATGGAAGCGCTTGGAGATTGCATGAATTGCCTTGTCCACTTTCGGGTCATCTGGATGTAAGTTATTATCCTGTCCGAAGTCAAAGAAAAGCAAGTTTTTCAGATAAAACGAATTGAAACCCTCCGGGTCATAGTAAAGCTTTGGATCCATCAGGAATTCTCTCAGCTTATCATCTCCAGAAAGCTTCCAAGTGAGAGGTACAACGCGTCCAAAATAGTGGAACGAGGACTCAGCGAGATGAGCCGGGTCCCGGAGGATTGTAATGTACGAGGTGTCGGCTGGAAGCACTTTGGCCACCTCAGCAGCATTGAAACGCATGTGATTACAGATGATGTTGAAACACATTCCGGGCCTGTAGTCCTTCACCTGTGAGCGATGGAAAGGGGACGGGTAAAAGAAGTCATTGCGGCTGTTGGGGAAGGCAAATTTGAGGTGGTGTTTTTCACCAAAGCGAAATAGGATGTTGAGGAAAGTGCTGCTAGCTGTTTTATGGGTTTTCATGAACATGATGTCCACTTTTGGAGTGCAGATTCGCTGCCCAGAGGCATGATGGGAGCTGTTAGAGATAGTTGAGGAGTGGGCAGCCGAGGGGCGATGAGCACATGAGTAAGGCACTGGGACCCTGTAaacaaaaatgaagaaaaaatattgtaatttgaaTGGATTTTAGATGTATTTGTACTTCTTCACTATATTCATGAAACAGATAAATGAACCCTACAAAAAATGCTGCTATGAGAAAAAGTTTATTCATATTTTTCCCTAACGtcaaaaagtgtatatatatatatatatatatatatatatatatatatatatacatacatacacacataatattaaaaatattgtgCTTTATTGCACATTATTTTATTGACAATTGACAATTAAGGACctatatagacagatagatagatagatagatttcagCTTTGATTtcagaattcagctttgcatcacaggaaagaATTATACTATATTTAATCATACTATTATACTAAttaagtatatgtgaccctggaccacaaaaccagtcttaagtcgctggggtatatttgtagcaatagccaaaaatacatggcatgggtcaaaattattgatttttcttttatgccaaaaatcattaagaaattaagtaaagatcatgttccatgaagattttttgtaaaattcttactataaatatatcaaaatgtaatttttgattagtaatatgcattgttaagaacttaatttggagaactttaaaggtgattttctcagtattttgatttttttgcaccctcagattccagattttcaaatagatgtatctcggccaaatattgtcctatcctaacaaaccatatatcaataaaaagcttatttattgagctttcatatgatgtatacagcttagttttgtaaaatttaaccttatgactggttttgtggtccagtgtgtgtgtgtgtgtgtgtgtgtgtgtgtgtgtgtgtgtgtgtgtatatgtgttaaTTTAActaaaggaaaggaaggaaaggaaaggaaagggggtgagtgaggccaagtatggtgacccatacaaggaatttgtgctctgcatttaacccatccaagtgcacacacacagtagtgaacacacacacaccgtgaacacacacccggagcagtgggcagccattgctgcggcgcccggggagcagttgggggatcggtgccttgctcaagggactcacctcagtcgtggtattgagggtggagagagtgctgtacattcactccccccacctacaatccctgccggacctgagactcgaacctgcaacctttgggttacaagtccgaatctctaaccattaggccacggctgccctaATTAACTAACTAAAATTTTAGTTTTAAACAATCTTTCCTGTCTGGATACAGAATATCTATAGGATAATACAGAATAATTAGGGAGAAATtatcattataataatattattaattattattattaataactgtCATGAAAATTGCAACATAATGCAGAACTACTTTATTTTCTTTATGAATATGAAGatcatttatttttgtattcttttgattttgggatgaaatacactgtcattcaaaagtttgggatcagtaagacttgtaatgtttttttttaagtctcttatgctcatcaaggctgcatttatttgatcaaaaatacagaaaaaaacccccagtaatattatgaaatgttattacaatacaaaatatggtttctattttaataaactttaaaacatcatttatttctgtgatacaattctgaattttaagaatcattactccagtcttcagtgtcaactgatccttcagaaatcattctaatatgctttattatcagtgctggcaacagttgtgctgctttatatttttttgaaacctgtgattcttttttcaggattctttgatgaataaaaaattaaaaagaatttattcaaaatatagtatttgctatcactttttatcaagttaaaacatccttgctgaataaaagtattaagttctttcaaaaaaaaaaaaaaaaagaataaaaatttgctgactccaaacttttgaacagtaatgtatattgttagaaaagatttttattttatataaacgctgttctttttaactttttattcatcaaagaatcctgatccaggattccaaaaaaataaaaattaagcagcaaactgtttccagcactgataataaatcagcatattaaaatgctttctgaagcatcatgtgacactgaagactaaaaatcatgatgcttaaaattcagctttgatcacaggaataaattagattttaatgtatattaataatatatcataatgatattttataatattactttttttactttgtttatttttgatcaaataaacgcagccttgatgagcataagactgataagcaaacttttgaatggcactgAAACTTGAACTTGTACCTTATTCTTGTTCAAAATACATAAAGGGACTCACTCTTGCAGGCCAAACTGGACCTCTGGCGCTGACAGGCAGTACAAAAGAATCATGCAGGTGGTCAGGAGTGCCCCCAGGATCAGTCCCTTACAGATGGACCTCCACTGCCTGACTGGCTTTCCAACCATCATAGCTGCCTGGTTGGACCCTGAAAGAAAACCCTGAAGCAAAGAGAAAGAAGCTTTAGCTATGATTTAGTGCTACTGTGTGCAACTTCATCATTATATCTCTAAAGGCCTTTTTACGTAGATATAGTCAAATGTGCTGCGCTATGTGCTGTGCTTACGTATGCAGAGTCCTCTAGTGCTGCCAGCATTTGGTTATCGAAGCATTTCTAGTGTGCTAAAAGATATTCGTCACCATTTCCTCAAGTGCCCAATTATTTAGGTACACCGCTGCTCACTAAATTGCTTTTTTCCCCTGAGTTCAGCCATGCGATCTACATCTGCTCAACACTTACTTATGTGGGGATCAGCAGTGGCATTGCAGGTAATTCAGATATGTGGTCatataaaaccagtcataagtggcatgggtatatttgcagcaatagccaacaatacattgtatgggtcaaaattatcattttttctttaatggcaaaaatcattcGAATATTAGGATCACGTTCCATttagatatttggtaaatttccttccgtaaatatatcaaaacttaatttctgattagtaatatgcattgctaagaattttatttggacaactttaaaggtaattttatcaatatttagaatttttgcaccctcagattcaagattttcaaatagttgtatctcggccaaatattgtcctatcctaacaaaccacacatcaatggaaagcttatttattctaaaAATCTCTATTTCATAAAAGTgacacttacgactggttttgtggtcaaggtcACAAATAACACAGATATACCAGGTCGCTATTTATTGAAAGATATTCTCTATTTCCAATTAACAAATAGTTTCTATTGAAATAATGCTCTTTAAAGAAATCTGAACTAAAAATGATAATCTCATGAGAAGTTTTTCTTCTAATAAGCACACTTTTGGACTAAACACCCTGAGGGATGTAAACGACTCTGATGAGAAGCAGACAAGAGTTTGGTTTTTGTTCTCAGTGGATGCATGAGGTTCATTTTTTATATGAAAGCATAGACTTAAAAAAGTGATAGTGACTATAAGGTGTTTGTAACAAAACAGAAGTCAAATGATTTAAAGACTTTGACCTTTATAATGATGTAGGCTATAGTTTGTTAAGATTAAATAATTACGTACAGTATTACTTTACTTGTgtagtaaatataaaaatatttattatattatatatttattatagattggagctgcacttgcctgcccgagtagcgtttcaaagatggtaTTACCATTTGGTattaccaaagtccctttaagggtattctatagtctttggtaataCTTATGTTATAGCGCttcagttacccagatgtgcCGATATACAGTGTTCAGAGATCGCTGCCAATGACAACGACGAATGAGAGCACGGATATCGAGATTGACCAATCAAAAGCAGTTTAAAAAACgctgttaataaaatatatatactttatatttaTCCGGATATATGTttactaatctatctatctatgtattatatataaactatccacctttttcttcaacgggGAAGTGAGCCTATGCGTGAGACTTTTATTCAGGTTCTTTATGCGCTACAGAGAAATAACAAATGAAGAGTAACAACGTGCAATAAACTGCAAAAatactgttatagcaccagctgtggcccaatctccttaaaacttttcgtgctcaccaggttttgttaAGTTTTGCGTTTCCTTTAGACTTTATAGGATTTGGGTAAATTCAGaaaggccccttttctaaacgaccccattatagctACCTAAAGGgtgaatttcttttttttattattattattattattgacctagaaagtctagagaattgtactgcagtgtttttttccagactaagtgaaaaacctaggagtagttcacaaaagtaggttttttacatcttctcaagaattcaacaaacaatttgattgacagaagTGGTTCTATAGGCAAAGTGGTCCGGAATGAGGCATTTTGTCATATGATacgaatattgtgtgtatgtgcgaAAAACAGTGCAATGTACAAGCGTTTACGCTCTTGAAAAACACAATATCACTCCTTCCAGTGGCTAATTTCTTTTAAATCAaagacctttggggccatgagtcaaacaggcccatcaAGATTCGTTCCGATCGGCCTCCGTtgaccttgtctaataggtgctcaaaattaaTCGGCCAATGgcagccaattttttttttttttttcagatacacAAATGCCTTTATAGACACTTGTGACACTTTTGACCAAGACTGTGCACAGAGATTTTCATGTCAATAGGACAAATTTTGGACAAAgttgcgtaggtatagccatttttaatttttttccctctTAAAGCGGGACCAAGTGGCAAGTCGtgcaacctcagattgagctcttacataagtgtcctgagtttggcaaagatatctttCATCTGAACATTATGTtaaggagttataggcattttactaaaagtggccctgcccctttcaaacgttttggcgtccctttgtgaCGGTGAGTCAAAAGTTAGACTttcttttgataattattgatattcactctccagaaaaTCGTTCTTCACTGGTTTGGTTTTTATTGGGAACCCGAAAATTTTGCCAGGCTCACAATTGACACTGAGGCATGTGCTTTGTCTGGCGTTAGTCAAGGATTTTCAACGGCATAAGACACTTGATCCTGTgactgacagtttaggagttatgagcgattacgtacttttgatcgctgtagcgcccccatcaaGCCGATTGGGGCCAGGCTTGGTGGCGTTGtcggtggtgtgagtactaccatccctccaagatTCAAGACTCTACGACTTACGGtatggtctgcacgatcagttttatttggagaccattctaacaattacctaataatatggtaagacacataaATTTGTGTGTAAACTACCCACAAAATAAATGCAACTAACTCAAAAATATCTAAGATATTCTGATGCTGAGATGAATGCATTGCAGTTGCAGAGACAGCTACTGCAGGGGGTTCATTATGAGGGCCAGCTGTCCAGCGAATGAATTATGCATTCAGAAGAAAAGTGACACCGTCCACATCTCTTCATGCCTCATAGACCAGGATCGGATATCTGCGGTGCGCGGCCACAGGTGGATAACTTAATACTACCAGGAGAGCATGTTAGAAGCACTGACTACGACAGCCATATGCTGCAGATCACCGGCATCAAAAGATAGATAGAGAGACCAAAGGAAACAAAACTGTTTCTCTCAAAAACACCAGCGGAGACTAGAAATCTAGAAAGGGCAGAAGAAGTCTGAAGGAACCCATTGTTCTTATTTGCAGCAATCTCTAACCATGCATTTTTCAAAGTCATCCTTTGTTGACAGCAAAAACACAAACAACATCATCATTGTTTTGCTGATGGTCACGAATAAGGAGGATTTTACAGAACCACAAAGAATTACTACAGCAGCTGCAGCTCTAATTTAGGATCAAACTTATAAATGCATCTGGATATTTGTGGTCTTTGGAGATGTTGAATGTTATAGATGCATATAAACTGGGCAGTTTAAGTCATTTCTGCAAGCAATCTGATTCATTTCTGTGATTTAGCAAAGAATGTCACATGTGATACGCTATCTGAAGTGCTGCTGGCAAATTCATAACAGACAAGAAGCCACTGTAATGAAGTTTGATGATGGGATACAAATAGAATAATGGTTTCTTTTACTTTGCCACAATAAAGCAGTCAGATTGGGCAGCCTGATTATAGAGGAAAGTTTAGGAATGAAACGGATAGCGTTTCATTATTCAGCATTGTGAGGCCTCATGGTGATATAAAAGTGTTTTtggaaataaaacaaatgacattcTATCAgcaaatttgtttatatttaatcataataaaaaattatatttaatttctaataaataaatacataaatataaaaataaataaaaaggctttcatagaaaatatcttgatttaaatgcttttacctcaccacatttttatttattttatatttagcatcgtaaaaaaataaataaataaaaaaataacaataatttgaTTTGCACTGTATTaatgtataataatttttattcttaactgttttaatttgttttaaatatttttaaagtcattttaaaatatttaaattgcttgtttttattgttgtgattattttttgtgattattttaattcctttcatatgtaaagcactttgaattaccattgtgtatgaaatttgttataaaaaataaactttgccttgcctaaataaaataaaataataaaacaaagtaaaaataaaaacatgcattttatttcatttttcagtaaaatatctaaacataaaatactctaaatatacttgaactaaaactaaaaaatatcaaGGCTTTCACAGAAAAAAcatctaattaaattatttttctctCCACATTGGtgaataattaattttttgttttaaaaaatataacagAATTTGGTGAGGTTTATGCTTAAACCCAGAAAACTTCTGACAACAATTAAATGTTTTAGTTGTGAGGATGTTTAGACTAAAAAATTGACATCAAAAATATTGATTAATACTTATTAATAAAATTTTGGCAGAGTTAAAGCTACTACAAACTTGTGTAAACAATTACAATACAATTACACAGTAAATATTCACCCAATATAATTTACATTGAAGATTAAAACATTGTATAATATCTTACCAAATCATGTAGATATCCCTTTCACAGCTTGATTGGCAGAAAAAGCGATGACTTTGTTAACAATGATGCATAGTCAAGGGAGGAAACACATTGATTCTTTCACAGTTAACTGTCCAGTCGTGTTATCCAAGGCCATCCAGATCTGTATCCCTCTTATCTTCTGTGAAATATCCAGGCGATCATTCACCCtgcactcatacacacacacatacacctgATGATTTTGAAGCCCCCGCCTCTCCTCTCCTCCTCCTCCGTCTGCACGCTGTAGAGCTGAGCTGGCTAAACTGCATACAGAAGAGGCTCGGCTTGCACTCTCTGTGACGCAAGACCGGCCGTCTGGGGACCTGCACTTGTCACTCTGTGAGTCTGTTTGCATTTGTGAATGAGCGTACAGGAGTAGATTGAAAACAGGTGAAGTTAGGATATGAAATAGCAAGACAGAAGGACAGAAAAAGAATAGCAGAGGAAGAGATTCAAAACTGAACAAGGTTAGTGAGAGAAAATGAGCAAGAGGGAGGGAAAGGGACAAAAGAAAAGGAGGAGGGATCTGTTCAAGGTGGAAACAGAGAGCTATTGAGAACAGATTGCTGGTTTGAAGTGGAAAAGTTGCTAGAAAGCGTAGTTAAATGCATGAGAGGGGACAATACAAAATTCTTGGTATACGAGTGTACACAAAGTCCCCAAACTGCACCAGCTTGCTTGGCTCATGTCCAAgtcacaaaaacacatttttatcatGGATCAAGTTTaatgacaaaattaaattaaactggtCAAGCAGTTTCACAGAAATGGTTTTGAAAGTGGGAGAGACAC
Protein-coding regions in this window:
- the gal3st1a gene encoding galactosylceramide sulfotransferase, which codes for MMVGKPVRQWRSICKGLILGALLTTCMILLYCLSAPEVQFGLQEVPVPYSCAHRPSAAHSSTISNSSHHASGQRICTPKVDIMFMKTHKTASSTFLNILFRFGEKHHLKFAFPNSRNDFFYPSPFHRSQVKDYRPGMCFNIICNHMRFNAAEVAKVLPADTSYITILRDPAHLAESSFHYFGRVVPLTWKLSGDDKLREFLMDPKLYYDPEGFNSFYLKNLLFFDFGQDNNLHPDDPKVDKAIHAISKRFHLVMLVEYFEESLILLKDALCWDMEDLLFFKLNARKGSTISKLTPELRAKALEWNAIDWKLYQYFNATFWQKVDAYGRDRMVRDVAELQRRNAEMTSICIEGGHAVDAGSILETSMQPWQPIGEKSIMGYNLKKNVDKAHQKLCRKMLTPELQYLTDMGVNLWITRLWGHIREILHW